Part of the Xanthomonas sp. SI genome is shown below.
ACCGTGGACAGGCTGAGGATGATCGATTCGATCATCGGCTCGCCGGTCTTCGGATCGGCCACGTCGCGGCTGACCAGCTCGCGGCCGAACATCGCCTTGTCCGGCGTGTCCACCGCCGCCTCCAGCTGCAGCTGCTTGGCCAGCGGGCGCGGATCGGGCAGGTCCAGGATCGCCATCACGCTGGCGCCGGCGACGGCGATGCGCGTGGTGCTGTGGCCGAACACCTGGATCGGCCGCACCAGTTCGTATTCGCTCATGAACAGGTTGGACTGCGGCAGCGGCCGCCAGCCCTGCGCGACGGCTTTCAGCGGATCGGCCAGCAGCGGCCCCAGCGCGGCGAAGTCGGCCACGCGCTGGCGGCATTCGAGCAGCGCCGGCAGGTCGATGGCGGGTGCAGGGGCGGGTGCGGGCGCAGGAGCGGCAGCAGCAGCGGCGGCCGCAGCGGGCAGTGCGGCCGCGAGCGCGAACAGAAGCAACGATGGACGGATCAACGCGCTGGACCTCGGGCCGGAAAGCGGGGAGTTGCGGCGCAGCGGCCGCACGGCAACGTTAGCGCCCGCGCCAGCGCTTGACCAGCCAGTGCCGCGTGCTGGACAAGGTCAGCAGCGCGCTGGCCAGGTACAGCACGGACAGCGCAGCGAGCGTGCCGCCGCTGTCGAACTGGGTGTTCAAGTGGCGGCAGCATAGCCACGCGCCGATCGACAACGGACACAGCAGCGCGACCCGTCCGGCCTGGGCGGCGACGCGCACCGGGCCGCCGACCCGCCCTTGCCGCCGGCGCAGGTAGAACCAGCGCCAGGCGCTGGGCGTGGTCGCCAGCACCAGCAGGGCGAGTGCGCCCAACCAAGGCAGCAACGGCTCGGGCAGGCTGCCGCTGCCGGCGAACAGCGGCGCCGGACGGATCAGGCCCAGATAGAGATAGGCGGCCAGGCCGGCGGCCCACAGCACCATGGCGATGCGCTGCAGCCGCGTGGCGCGTTGGCCGATTCGTTCCTGTGCGGGTTGTCCTGGTTCGAGCATCCGTGTCCACCTCGATCGCTTTCGAAAAACGCGCCGCGTGCGGCAGCCCTCAGCGTTCCCCGGCGTAGGGATCGCCCACGCCCAGGTCGGCCAGGATCTCGCGCTCCAGCTGCTCCATCGCGTCGGCCTCCTTGTCGTCCTCGTGGTCCCAGCCGAGCAGGTGCAGCACGCCGTGCACGGTCAGGTGCGCGTAATGGGCGTTGAGCGGCTTGCCCTGTTCGGCGGCCTCGCGCGCCACCACCGGCGCACAGATCACCAGGTCGCCGAGCAATGGCAGCTTGACGCCCTTGGGCAGGCCTTCGGGCAGTTCGGCCGGGAAGCTGAGCACGTTGGTGGCGTAGTCCTTGCCGCGGTAGTGGTGGTTGAGCGAGCGGCCTTCCTTGTCGTCGACCAGGCGGATCGCCAGGTCGGCTTCGCGGATGCGGCCCTTCAGCGCGGCGGCCACCCATTTGCGGAAGCTCGCCGCCGCCGGCAACCCGGCGCGGGGCAGGGCGTAGCTGACGCCGACGTCGAGGTGGACCGGACCTTTGGTCATGGCGATACCGGCAATCAGAGCGGACAGGAGCAGACAGTATCGCGCGTGCGGCGCGTCACCGCGACTTCCAGGCGGCGGCGTAGGCGATCTCGATCACGTCGTTTGCGTCGGCATGCGCGTCGGCATCACGGTCGATGCCCGCGTCCTCGACCGAGTCGTGGCAGTTGAAGTCCTTGTGGGTCGTGGTCTTGCGGACCAGCTCCACGCCTTCTCGCTCTTGCTTGCCTCGTGCACGCACAAGAGCGGCGCGATCTGCTGTGGGATGGATGGTGCGCCCTACGGCAGGGTCAGGTGACGCATTCGGTCAGCGCCAGCACGGGCGGTCCGCCGGAGGCGGCGCGGTAGACCACACCGCCCATCGGCCCGTCCTGGCAGTCCGGGTTGGTGCGCTCGACCTCGATCGCCGGCACCAGGCCCGGCATCGCGTCCATCCACACTGCGGCTTGTCCATGTTCGAGCAGCTGTCCCACTAAATACAGGCTGTCGGTGGGGATGTTCGCTTCTTCGACCACGGTGCAGCCGAAGCGGTCGTGTGCGCCGCCGGCGACGGCCAGGAGCGCTTGCGCACGCCCTCCGGCGATCCAGGCCAACCGCTGTCGCTCGTCGTCTCTCGGCGCGGTGGCGGAGGCGCGCCAGGCGTCGGCGGCGCGTTTGAGTTCGGCGCCAGGGAGGCTGATGGTCGCGTTGTTTACCCTGACCGACAGGCACGGCGGTGCCATGGTTTGGGCGAGGGCGATGCGCTGTGGCGTCGCCGGAATCGCCGCCTGGGTCTGGGCGAGGCCGCACTGGTTGCAGGCCATGCCGAGCAGGGCCGTCAGCGCAACGCCGGGCCAGCGCCGGGTCATGCGGCCGGACCGGTCGCCTTGTCGGTGAAATCGCGCTTTTCGTAGGCGGTGACGATGCGCGCCACCAGCGGGTGGCGCACCACGTCGCGCGCCTCGAAGAAGGTGAAGCTGACCCCCTCGACCTCGTGCAGCACTTCGATCGCGTCGCGCAGGCCGGACTTGACGTGCTTGGGCAGGTCGATCTGGGTCAGGTCGCCGGTGACCACCGCGGTGGAGCCGAAGCCCAAGCGGGTCAGGAACATCTTCATCTGTTCGATGGTGGTGTTCTGCGCTTCGTCCAGGATCACGTAGGCGTCGTTGAGCGTGCGCCCGCGCATGTAGGCCAGCGGCGCGATCTCGATGACGTTCTTTTCCAGCAGCTTGATCACCTTCTCCACGCCGAGCATCTCGTACAGCGCGTCGTACAGCGGGCGCAGATAGGGATCCACCTTCTGGCTCAGGTCGCCGGGCAGGAAGCCGAGCTTCTCGCCGGCTTCCACCGCCGGGCGCACCAGGATCAGCCGCTGCACGCGCGATTCGTTCAGCGCCTCGACCGCGCTGGCCACTGCCAGGAAGGTCTTGCCGGTGCCGGCCGGGCCGACGCCGAAGTTGATGTCGTGGCTGGCGATCTGGTGCAGGTACTTGGCCTGGTTGGCGCCGCGGCCGCGCACGGTGCCGCGCTTGACCTTGATCGCCACCTCCTGCGGTTCGTAGGCGCGTTGCGCGACGTGGTCGACATTGGCCTGGTTCAGGCGCAGGTGGATGGCCTGATCGTCGAACACCACGCTGTCGGCCTCGGCGTACAGGGCCTGCAGCAAAATCTCGGCGGCGGCGACCGCGCTGGACGGGCCGGTGATCCGGAACACGTTGCCGCGGTTGGAGATCTCCACGCCCAGGCGCAGTTCGATCTGGCGCAGGTGCGCGTCGAACGGCCCGGCCAGGTTGGCCATGCGTTCGGTGTCGGCGGGGTCCAGGGTGAAATCGCGTTGCGTGGGAATGGTCATTCGATGCGGACGCGGCGGGCGCGTGGCTGCCGGTGTCGTTCAGGACAGGGAAGCGAAGCGTAGCGCGCGTGGTGGTGAAGGACCAGTCGCGTCGGCACGGACGATGCGGCGCGCGCTGGTGGCGCGCGCCGCGCTCAGCCGGCGTCGACGAGCAGGCGCCCGCGCAAGGAATTGCTCAGCGCCTCGGTGATCGCCACCTCGACGAACTGGCCGACCAGGCGCGGATGCCCGGGGAAGTTCACCGAGCGCATGTTCTCGGTCTTGCCGGTCAGCTCGGCCGGGTTCTTTTTCGACGGGCCTTCGACCAGCACCGTCTGCACGCTGCCGACCATGTCGCGCGAGAGTTGCAGCGAGTGCGCGTTGATGTGCGCCTGCAGCCGCGCCAGCCGCGCGTGCTTGACCGCGTCGGGCGTGTTGTCTTCCAGGTCCGCCGCGGGCGTGCCCGGGCGGCGCGAGTAGATGAAGGAGAAGCTCTGGTCGAAGCCAACGTCCTCGATCAGCTTCATGGTCTTGTCGAAGTCGGCGTCGGTCTCGCCGGGGAAGCCGACGATGAAGTCCGAGCTGATCGAGATGTCCGGGCGCACCGCGCGCAGCTTGCGGATCTTCTGCTTGAATTCCAGTGCGGTGTAGCCGCGCTTCATCGCGCTGAGGATGCGGTCGCTGCCGGCCTGCACCGGCAAATGCAGGTAGTTGGCCAGCTGCGGCACGTCGCGATACGCATCGACCAGCGAATCGCTGAACTCCAGCGGATGCGAGGTGGTGAAGCGGATGCGGCCGATGCCGTCGATCTGCGCGATGCTGCGGATCAGCAGGCCCAGGTCGGCGTACTGCGGCTCTTCCCCGGCCTCGGCGTCGGCGTACGGCCCGCGGTAGGCGTTGACGTTCTGGCCGAGCAGGTTGATCTCGCGCACGCCCTGTGCGGCCAGCTGCGCCACTTCCACCAGCACGTCCTCGAACGGCCGGCTGATCTCCTCGCCGCGGGTATAGGGCACCACGCAGAACGAGCAGTACTTGGAGCAGCCTTCCATGATCGACACGAATGCCGACGGGCCGTCGGCGCGCGGTTCCGGCAGGCAGTCGAACTTCTCGACCTCGGGGAAGCTGATGTCCACCTGCGACTTGCCCGATTCGCGCCGCGCGCGGATCAGCTCCGGCAGCCGGTGCAGGGTCTGCGGGCCGAACACCAGGTCCACGTAGGGCGCGCGCTTGACGATCGCCTCGCCCTCCTGCGACGCCACGCAGCCGCCGACGCCGATGATCACCGGCTTGCCGCCGGCCTTCAGCGCTTTCCAGCGGCCGAGCTGGCTGAACACCTTCTCCTGCGCCTTCTCGCGGATCGAGCAGGTGTTGACCAGCACCACGTCTGCTTCTTCGGGGTTGTCGGTCAGCTCTAGGCCCTCGGCGGCGGCGAGCACGTCGGCCATCTTGGCCGAGTCGTACTCGTTCATCTGGCAACCGTGGGTCTTGATGTACAGCTTGCCGCGCACCACCGCCGGCGCCGCCGGCCGGGTGGCAGGCAGCGGCAGCAGGGCAGGGGCGCTCGCGGCGGGAGCCGCGAGTGGCGAAACGGGGGCTGGCGTCCCGGGCATGGCGCTTACTCCAGACGGGTTGCGGGCGCGGCCGGCGATGGCCGCGATCAGCCGCGCATTGTATCGGCAACCGACACTGCCGCGGCGGGCGGCGGCGAACCGGCGCCGCGCAGGGCGTTTCGCGTCGGGACGGCCCGCTGCCGTCCCCGCGTCGGCGCCGCGAGCGTCGCGCTGCCGCGGGAGGCGCCTCAGCGCACGTACGGCGACTCGGCGTTCTCTTCCTGCTTGCGCTTCGCCTCGTCGTAGCGCTTCTGCGCTTCTTCGCCGCTCATCTGGTACTTGGGGGCGATGTGCGGCAGCAGCAGCTTGGCCCAGGCGGTGGTGATGCGGCTGCTCTCGGTGGGGCAGCGCTGGGCGCGGTCCTCGGGCAGCATGCCGCTGGTCACCAGGCGCAGGTACTTGCCCGGGTCGCGCCCGTACAGCATGCACATCAGGTTGTAGAAGCGCTGCTGGCCGAGCGAGTGCTCATCGGCGAAGTCGGCCGCGCCGTACTGTTCCTTGGTGTTGAGCACGAAGAACAGCCCGGCCAGCCGCAGGTTCTCGGCCAGGTCGCCGGGCGACTCGTTGGGCGCCATGAACATCAGCATCAGCGAAGAGGCGAGCTGGTCGGCCGAATCCTCCTCGCGGCCGGTGCTGGGCAGGCTCAGCATGTCGATCAGCGCATGGCCGAATTCGTGCAGCATGATGAAACGGGTGTTCGCCAGCAGGAAACGTGCGCTGAAACTGTCGTCCTGGTTCTGCTCGCCCAGGCTGGCGCCGATCTTGGTCAGCATCTCCACCATTTCGTAGCACAGCACCAACTCGTGCTTGGTCGGCGAATAGAAGGCGTTGGTCTGCTTGCACTCGGCGGTGATCAGGTGCAGCGGGCCGGGCAGCATCAATAGCCCGTCCATCGCGTTGACCTCGGGCAGGCGGTGCAGGATGTCGATCTTGACGGCGAAGTCGTACGCGTCCTGCAGCGCCGGATCGCGCGGCGGCACGTATTCGTAGGTGAACTTGACGCCCTCGGCCTTCGGCTCCTCGGTCGTCGCGTCCTTTGCCGCCTCCGGCTGCGGACCCTGCTGCGCATCGACCGCATGGCCGGCGGCGGCATCGGCGACCGCATCGGCGGAGGCGCCCTTGGCCGCGGGCTTGGCCGGAGGGGGCAGCGTCGCGGGTACGGCCGCGACGGACTGTTGCCCCTTCCATGCGGTATAGGCCCAACCGCCGCCTACGGCCAACAGCGCCACGATCAAGATCGCGATGAGAGTCTTTTGCATGCGTTTCCTTCCTTGGTGACGGTGGCGGCCGGTGCTTCCCGGCTGAGCTGCGGCGAGATGGTACGGTGCCGATTGCCGTCTGGGAAGATGCCGCCGCGTCAGGCGCTGTCGGCGTCGATCGCCTGCGCGCGCTGCACCGCCGGCCGCGCCGCCATGCGTTCGACGTAGGCGCGGGTCGGCGCCGGCGGATCGACCAGGCCGAAGCCGATCATCCAGCCCAGCGCGCTGCCCCACAGCACGTCGGCTGCGGTACAGCGCTCGCCGAGCAGGTAGTCGCCGCGCGCCAGCTGGTCGTCGACCACGCCCATCACCGTGTCGCAGTCGGCGTACGGCGACATCGCCCGCGGCGGCGCCTCGCGCTTGAGCGCGCGGTCGATGATGGCCGGCTCGAACGCCGAGCCGTAGAACGCCAGCCAGCGCAGGTAGGGGCCACGGCGCGGATCGCCCATCGCCGGGGCCAACCCGGCTTCCGGGTACAGATCGGCCAGATATTGGTAGATCGCCACCTGTTCGGTGACCACCGCGCCGGCGTGGTCGATCGCCGGCACCTTGCCCATCGGGTTGATCGCCATGTACTCCGGCGCCAACTGTTCGCCGCTGGCGAAGTCGATGCGTTCCAGCGCGTAGTCCGCGCCCAGCTCCTCGAGCAGGATCAGCACGCCTTTGGAGCGGGATTTGGGGTTGTGGTACAGGGTCACATGGCGGTCGGCGATGGGCATGGCGGCTCTCCTCGTTGATCAAGCGCTCATGCTAGGCGCTATTGCGGACGGATTCTGTCCGCAATACCGTGCGCCATATGACTTCCCCTGCCTCCCGCACCTTGCGCCTGATCGGCTTGCTGCAGACTCGCCGGGTCTGGGCCGGCGCGGAGCTGGCCGAGCGCCTGGGCGTGGACCGGCGCAGCCTGCGCCGCGACATCGAGCGCCTGCGCGCCCTGGGCTACGCGGTGCAGGCCTCGTCCGGGGTCGGCGGCGGCTACCGGCTGGCGGCCGGGGCGCAGATGCTGCCGCTGCTGTTCGAGGACGACGAGGCGGTGACGGTCGCGGTGGCGCTGCGCGCGGCCGCGGCGAGCATGGGCGGCCTGGAGGACACCGCGCTGCGGGTATTGGCCAAGCTCGACCCGCTGCTGCCGGCGCGGGTGCGGCAGCGCGCCGGGGCATTGCAGGCGGTCACCGTGTCGCTGGGCCAGGAGCCGGCGGCGGCGGACACCCAGGTGCTGATTGGCATCGCCAGCGCCTGCCGCGATCGGCGCCTGCTCGGCTTCGGCTACTGCGACCATGCCGGACGCAGCAGCCAGCGCCTGATCGAGCCGCTGCGCCTGGTCAACTACGGGCGCCGCTGGTACCTGCTGGGCTGGGACCGCGACCGTGCCGACTGGCGCACGTTCCGCGCCGAGCGCATCGTGCCGCCGCTGCAGCCGGGCGAGACGATCGCGCTGCGGCTGCCGCCGCGCGACCCGGCCGCGATGGTGCGCGACGCGATCCAGCACAGCCCGCTGCCGCAGCAGTTCGGGCTGAGCGTGCAACTGCGAGGCAGCATGGCCGACCTGGGGCCGCGCATTCCGTCCTGGTGCGGAACCCTGCAGGCCGAGCAGGACGGCCATTGCCGGCTGACCATGCTGGCCGAAACGCTGCCCTGGCTGGCGGCGCAACTGCTCACCCTGGGCGTGCCGTTCGCAGCGCTGCAGGCCGACGCGGCGGTGATGGCCGGACTGCGCAGCGCGCTGGCCGACCTGCTGGCGCAGCTGCCGGCCACCTCCGAATGAGCCGGCCAGGGCGCGAGGCGGGCCGGGTGGCGAAACGGGCGGCCGGTCCCGCTGCCGCCGCCGCGCACTTGGCAAGCGCCGGCGAAGTTGGGACACTCGCCGCCATGAAGGGGATGGTGGGGCTTCTGGGGCTTGCAATCGCAACGCTGTCGGCAATGCCGGCCAGTGCGGGCACCCTATACAAGTGCATCGGCGGCGACGGCGTGCCCAGCTACGTCAGCAAGCGCGTGGCCGGTGCCAGCTGCAGCGTGGTCGGCAGCTATGCGCCCGACCGCCGCGCCGCACGCCCTGCGCCCGCAGTTGCCGCCGTCTCCGCCGAACGTGCGGCCAACCGCGGTGTCATCACCCTGGCCGCGCCGCAGTCCGGCGCCCCGGCCACCATCATCAGCACGCCGGTCGCAGCGCCGGCGCCGGTCGCCGCCAGCGTGGCGCCGAAGAGCGTGGCGCCCGTGCCTGCGATGACCGGTGCCGCGCCGCGGCGGGTGGTCAGCGGCCAGGTCTATTCCTATATGAAGGACGGGGTGCGCCACTACACCAGCGCGCGGCCGACCCAGGTCGCCAGCCTCGGCGCGGTGCGCACCATCCGCTACAGCTTCATCGAGACCTGCTACGCCTGCGCCAACCCCGGGCTGAACTTCGGTGCGGTGCGGCTGAACACCACCGCCTACCAGAGCGAGATCGCCGCCGCCGCGCGCGAGTACGGGGTCGACGAGGCGGTGGTGCGCGCGATCATCCACGCCGAGTCGGCCTACAACCCGATGGCGCTGAGCCGCGCCGGCGCGCAGGGCCTGATGCAGCTGATGCCGCCGACCGCGCGCCGCTTCGGGGTCAGCGATTCGTTCGATGCGTCGCAGAACATCCGCGGCGGCGTGCAGTACCTGGCCTGGCTGCTGAAGCGCTTCAACGGCAACCTGACCCTGGCCGCCGCCGGCTACAACGCCGGCGAAGGCGCGGTAGACAAACACGGCGGGGTGCCGCCGTACAGCGAGACCCAGCGCTACGTGCAGCGCGTCGGCCTGCTCGCCGACCGCTACCGCGGCGTGCTGGCGACGGCGCATTGAGGCATTCTCTTGCCGTCGCGACGATGCATTGTCTGCGCGTTAAGGGTTCCGCTACACTGCAGTGGATTTTATGCGGTTCGACCCCCACCGAACCGCTGGCAGCCTAATGCTACCCAATCAAAAAATCGGAGTGCCGGATGGCCAACGATGGGGTCAACGATTCTGTTAATGCAGGACGCCGCCGCTTTCTCACCGCCACCACGGCGGTGGTGGGCGCGGTGGGTGCGGGTTTCGTCGCGGTTCCTTTCATCAAGTCCTGGAACCCCAGCGCAAAGGCCAAACTGGCCGGTGCGCCGGTCACCGCGGACATCAGCGCGTTGCAGGAAGGTCAGCGCCTGATCATGGAGTGGCGCGGTCAGCCGATCTGGATCGTCAAGCGCTCCAAGGCGATCCTGGACGCGTTGCCGACGCTGGATGGGCGGCTCAAGGACCCAAAGTCCGAGGTCACCGACCAGCAGCCGGCCTACATCAAGGGCGAGGGCCGTTCGATCAAGCCCGACATCTCGGTGCTGGTCGGGCTGTGCACGCACCTGGGCTGTTCGCCGGAGATGGTCGCCGAGATCCGTCCCGAACCCTACGATCCGGAGTGGAAGGGCGGCTATTTCTGCCCCTGCCACAAGTCGCGCTTCGACATGGCCGGCCGCGTGTTCCAGGGCGTGCCCGCCCCGATCAACCTGCTGGTGCCCCCCCATCATTACCAGGACGACAACACGCTGATCATCGGCGTCGATCCCAGTTCGTCCGCGAAGGGGGCAGCGTAAGCCATGGCCGACAATCTCCTTACCCGCACCGCGGGCAACGTGTTCGACTGGGTCAACGAGCGCGCGCCGGGGCTGATGCCGTTCTACCGCAAGCACGTCGGCGAGTACTACGCGCCGAAGAACTTCAACATCTGGTACTACTTCGGTTCGCTGGCGATGGTGGTGCTGGTCAACCAGATCGTCACCGGCATCTTCCTGACGATGCACTACAAGACCAGCGCGGCCGAGGCGTTCAACTCGGTCGAGTACATCATGCGCGACGTCGAGTGGGGCTGGCTGATCCGCTACATGCACTCCACCGGCGCCTCGCTGTTCTTCATCGTGGTGTACCTGCACATGTTCCGCGGCCTGCTCTACGGCAGCTACAAGAAGCCGCGCGAGCTGGTGTGGATCCTCGGCATGCTGATCTACCTGGTGCTGATGGCCGAGGCGTTCATGGGCTACGTGCTGCCGTGGGGGCAGATGTCGTTCTGGGGCGCCAAGGTGATCATCTCGCTGTTCGGCGCGATCCCGGTGATCGGCAACGGCCTGACCGAGTGGATCATGGGCGACTACCTGCCGTCCGACGCCACGCTCAACCGCTTCTTCGCGCTGCACGTGATCGCGCTGCCGCTGGTGCTGTTGCTGTTGGTGGTGCTGCACCTGGGCGCGCTGCACGAGGTCGGCTCCAACAACCCCGACGGCGTGGAGATCAAGAAGGGACCCAAGGGCAACCGCTGGGATCCGAACAAGCCGGCCGACGGCATTCCGTTCCACCCGTACTACACGGTCAAGGACCTGGTCGGGGTCGGCTTCCTGCTGCTGATCGGCGCCTTCATCATCTTCTTCGTGCCCGCGTTCGGCGGCCTGTTCCTGGAGCACGACAACTTCACCGAGGCCAACCGCCTGGTCACGCCCGAGCACATCAAGCCGGTGTGGTACTACACGCCGTACTACGCGATGTTGCGGGTGGTGCCGAACAAGCTCGGCGGCGTGCTGGTGATGTTCTCGGCGATCGCGATCCTGTTCCTGGTGCCGTGGCTGGACCGCGCCAAGGTCAAGTCGATCCGCTACCGCGGCTGGATCTCCAGGGTGATGCTGGGCGTGCTGGCGGTGTGCTTCGTGTGGCTCGGCGTGATCGGCTCCGGTCCCGGCACCGATGCCAGCGAGACCATCATCGGCCGCGTGCTGACCGTGCTGTACTTCGGATTCTTCCTGACCATGCCGGTCTGGACCACGTTGGACCGGACCAAGCCGGTGCCGGAGCGGGTGACCACCCATGACTAAGCCCGTGATTGCCGTGCTGGCCTGCTCCGCGAGCGTCTTCTTGTTGTCCGCCATGAGCTACCTGCTGCCGGTGGGGCAGATCGTGTTCTGGGGCCGGCAGGCGCTCGGCTCCCTGTTCGGTGCGATGGCGGAGGGATCCCTATGAGCAAGCGCCTGATGTCCGTCCTGGCCTGCTTCGCCTCCGCGCTGCTGTTGTCCGCCTCGGCGCTGGCCGCCGAGGGCGGCGCCACCCAGCAGGCCGGCAACGACCTCGGCGACCGCGCCTCGCTGCAGCGCGGCGCCAAGCTGTTCATGAACTACTGCTCCGGCTGCCATTCGCTGAAATACCTGCGCTACTCGCGCATGGCCGAGGACCTGGGCCTGAGCGAGGACGAGGTGATGGCCAACCTCAACTTCACCGGTGCCAAGGTCGGCGAGCACATCGAGGCGGCGATGCCGCACGATGCGGCGGCCAAGTGGTTCGGCAAGGCGCCGCCGGACCTGAGCCTGATCGCGCGCGTGCGCGGCACCGACTGGGTCTATACCTACCTCAAGTCGTTCTATCTGGACCAGTCGCGCCCGTTGGGCTGGAACAACAAGCTGTTCGCCAACGCCTCGATGCCCAATCCGCTGTGGGAGCTGCAGGGCCTGCAGCAGCCGATCTACGGCAAGGCCGAGCAGCCCGGCGTAGACAAGCCGGTGGAACGGCTGCAGCTGTCTTCGCCGGGCCGGGAAACGCCGGCGCAGTTCGACCAGACGGTCCGCGACATCAGCAACTTCCTCGAATACGCCGGCGAACCGGCCGCGCTGAAGCGACAGAGCCTGGGCGTGTGGGTGGTGCTGTTCCTGGCGCTGCTGACCTTCCTCGCCTATCTGCTGAAGAAGGAATACTGGAAGGACGTGCATTGAGCGTCGGCCGCAGTGCCGGCGCGTTGTCTGCATCGTTGCTGACCCGATCCCCTGTTCATCCTATTGGCTTTTGCGAGCGAGGGTTGCACACTCAGGGGCCGTGATGACCGTCAGCAGGGTGTTGGCGGCATCGATGCGGCCGGCGGATTCCGGTCGTCGGAGAGCCTTGAATGGCGGCGAGTGTGCGTATGCGAAATACCTTGACGTTGTTTTCTTCCACGGATGACGTGCTGTGCCACCGCGTCCGTCTGGTGCTCGCCGCAAAGGGCGTGACCTACGATTTCGTGGCGGTGGATCCGCAGAATCCCCCGGAAGACCTGATCGATCTCAATCCCTATCACTCGGTGCCGACGCTGGTCGAGCGCGAGCTGGTGCTGTACGCCGCCTCCGTGGTCAGCGAATACCTGGACGAGCGCTATCCGCATCCGCCGCTGATGCCGGTCGATCCGTTGTCGCGCGCGCGCCTGCGCCTGGCCATGCTGCGCATCGAGCACGACTGGGTGCCGCAGGTGCAGGCGATCCAACTCGGCAACAAGGCCCAGGCCGAGGCCGGGCGCAAGCGGCTCAAGGAGTTGCTGACCGCGTCGGTGCCGCTGTTCAAGGC
Proteins encoded:
- a CDS encoding glutathione S-transferase N-terminal domain-containing protein; protein product: MAASVRMRNTLTLFSSTDDVLCHRVRLVLAAKGVTYDFVAVDPQNPPEDLIDLNPYHSVPTLVERELVLYAASVVSEYLDERYPHPPLMPVDPLSRARLRLAMLRIEHDWVPQVQAIQLGNKAQAEAGRKRLKELLTASVPLFKASKFFLNPEMSLADCAMAPIIWRLQALDIPLPKDGKAIEDYGNRIFRNPGFIRSLTDQEKKLRDLPA
- a CDS encoding cytochrome c1; the protein is MSKRLMSVLACFASALLLSASALAAEGGATQQAGNDLGDRASLQRGAKLFMNYCSGCHSLKYLRYSRMAEDLGLSEDEVMANLNFTGAKVGEHIEAAMPHDAAAKWFGKAPPDLSLIARVRGTDWVYTYLKSFYLDQSRPLGWNNKLFANASMPNPLWELQGLQQPIYGKAEQPGVDKPVERLQLSSPGRETPAQFDQTVRDISNFLEYAGEPAALKRQSLGVWVVLFLALLTFLAYLLKKEYWKDVH